ACATGTAAGACCCAGTACGGAGGTTCCTTATATGAAAGCTTCCCCCGTCATTGTCCATGGCTCTGCCGAAACAATAAGGGGAACAATCAAAGGTATTCAGGCCCATGCATCCCGACCGCAAGATGGAATAAATGTCATCGAGGCAGCGGCTTTGCTTATACAAAAATTACAGCAGATTAATCTAGTTACCGAAACTCCTTATTCCATCAAAATGACTCAATTTGAAACAAACAACAAAGCATCAAACGTCATCCCGGAAACAGCTGGCTTTGCAATTGATGCCAGAGCACAGTCAAATGTTGTAATGAATGAACTAAATAGCTTAACAAAGGAAGCTATTGACCAGACAATGGTGCAAACTGGTACATCCATCTCCTGGTCTGCGGAAGAATTTGTTCCAGCTGCGACCTTGCATGAAAAAGCGATAACGCTGGCTGAAATCGCAATAGGAGATATCATTGGGACGGAAAATGTCGTTCCAGTTTGTGTTTCTCAAGGAGGAGAGGATTTTCATTTTTATACAGCCCAAAATCCTGATATAACCGCAACAATGATAGGATTAGGCTGCGATCTAACTCCTGGTCTGCATCATCCGGATATGAAATTTAATTTACAAGCACTTATTTATGGAACGAAAATTTTAATTAACACAGTAATGATGGCGACAGAAGAAGAGAATTTTTCACTATAAAAATCTAATGAAGAGGTGTTTCATGAAAAATACCGCACTCGCATCACAAACGGATGTCCAAGCAGCTTCTGATGGAAAACAGCTGGAGCGCAAGCTCAAACCAAGGCATCTTTCCATGATTGCAATCGGCGGAACCATCGGAACGGGACTATTTTT
The DNA window shown above is from Peribacillus sp. FSL P2-0133 and carries:
- a CDS encoding amidohydrolase, coding for MNPIQYIDQHQESLIKSYHDLHSLAEPSWQEEKTSCYILKCLRKAGIATKTFQSHHGIIAEIPGISKKVVALRADMDALVQEVDGIVKANHSCGHDAHSTMVLYTALAIASSGIRPKHTLRFIFQPAEEKGEGALQMINDGALEDVTYLFGVHVRPSTEVPYMKASPVIVHGSAETIRGTIKGIQAHASRPQDGINVIEAAALLIQKLQQINLVTETPYSIKMTQFETNNKASNVIPETAGFAIDARAQSNVVMNELNSLTKEAIDQTMVQTGTSISWSAEEFVPAATLHEKAITLAEIAIGDIIGTENVVPVCVSQGGEDFHFYTAQNPDITATMIGLGCDLTPGLHHPDMKFNLQALIYGTKILINTVMMATEEENFSL